In Burkholderia contaminans, the following proteins share a genomic window:
- the dtd gene encoding D-aminoacyl-tRNA deacylase yields the protein MIALIQRVKRADVRVGDRTTGEIGAGLLALVCAERGDTDAAADKLLAKMLGYRVFSDAAGKMNLPVSNIDGEGRAGGLLLVSQFTLAADTNSGLRPSFTPAAPPDEGARLFDYFVAAARARHPVVETGEFGADMQVSLVNDGPVTFWLQVRP from the coding sequence ATGATCGCGCTGATCCAGCGCGTGAAGCGCGCCGACGTGCGCGTCGGCGATCGCACGACCGGCGAGATCGGCGCGGGCCTGCTCGCGCTGGTCTGCGCGGAGCGCGGCGACACCGACGCAGCGGCCGACAAGCTGCTCGCGAAGATGCTCGGCTACCGCGTGTTCAGCGACGCCGCCGGCAAGATGAACCTGCCGGTGTCGAATATCGACGGCGAGGGCCGCGCAGGCGGCCTGCTGCTCGTGTCGCAGTTCACGCTCGCGGCGGATACCAACAGCGGGCTGCGGCCGAGCTTCACGCCGGCCGCGCCGCCCGACGAAGGCGCGCGGCTGTTCGACTATTTCGTCGCGGCCGCGCGTGCGCGCCATCCGGTCGTCGAGACGGGCGAGTTCGGCGCCGACATGCAGGTGTCCCTCGTCAACGACGGCCCCGTGACAT
- the tyrS gene encoding tyrosine--tRNA ligase, producing MSTEPSSKPVFPITDEVRHALAVTKRGVDELLVEEEFAQKLARSAATGTPLRIKLGLDPTAPDIHIGHTVVLNKMRQLQDLGHTVIFLIGDFTSLIGDPSGRNATRPPLTREQIESNAKTYFEQAALVLDRDKTEIRYNSEWSMPLGADGMIKLASRYTVARILEREDFTKRFQGGVPISIHEFLYPLMQGYDSVALNADLELGGTDQKFNLLVGRELQKQYGQEQQCILTMPLLEGLDGVEKMSKSKGNYVGISEHPNDMFGKLMSISDTLMWRYFELLSFRPMDEIAGFKREIEGGRNPRDFKVLLAQEIVARFHSQADAERALEDFNHRAKGGVPDDIPSVTLAGAPLAIGQLLKQAGLVPSTSEALRNIEQGGVKIDGATVSDKGLKVEAGEFVVQVGKRRFARVTLTA from the coding sequence ATGAGCACCGAACCCAGTTCCAAGCCTGTTTTCCCGATCACCGACGAAGTCCGGCATGCGCTCGCCGTCACGAAGCGCGGCGTCGACGAGCTGCTGGTCGAGGAAGAGTTCGCGCAGAAGCTCGCACGCAGCGCGGCGACGGGCACGCCGCTTCGCATCAAGCTCGGCCTCGACCCGACCGCGCCTGACATCCACATCGGCCATACGGTCGTGCTGAACAAGATGCGTCAGCTGCAGGATCTCGGCCACACGGTCATCTTCCTGATCGGCGATTTCACGTCGCTGATCGGCGATCCGTCGGGCCGCAATGCGACGCGCCCGCCGCTCACGCGCGAGCAGATCGAATCGAACGCGAAGACCTACTTCGAGCAGGCCGCGCTCGTGCTCGACCGCGACAAGACCGAAATCCGCTACAACAGCGAATGGTCGATGCCGCTCGGCGCGGACGGGATGATCAAGCTCGCGTCGCGCTACACGGTTGCGCGGATCCTCGAGCGCGAGGATTTCACGAAGCGCTTCCAGGGCGGCGTGCCGATCTCGATCCACGAATTCCTGTACCCGCTGATGCAGGGCTACGACTCGGTCGCGCTGAACGCCGACCTCGAGCTCGGCGGCACCGACCAGAAGTTCAACCTGCTGGTCGGGCGCGAACTGCAGAAGCAGTATGGCCAGGAACAGCAGTGCATTCTCACGATGCCGCTGCTCGAAGGCCTCGACGGCGTCGAGAAGATGTCGAAGTCGAAGGGCAACTACGTCGGCATCAGCGAGCATCCGAACGACATGTTCGGCAAGCTGATGAGCATCTCGGACACGCTGATGTGGCGTTACTTCGAGCTGCTGTCGTTCCGCCCGATGGACGAGATCGCCGGCTTCAAGCGCGAGATCGAAGGCGGCCGCAACCCGCGCGACTTCAAGGTGCTGCTCGCGCAGGAAATCGTCGCGCGCTTCCACTCGCAGGCCGACGCCGAGCGTGCGCTCGAGGACTTCAACCATCGCGCGAAGGGCGGCGTGCCGGACGACATCCCGTCGGTCACGCTCGCGGGCGCGCCGCTCGCGATCGGCCAGTTGCTGAAGCAGGCCGGCCTCGTGCCGTCGACGAGCGAGGCACTGCGCAACATCGAGCAGGGCGGCGTGAAGATCGATGGCGCGACCGTCTCGGACAAGGGCCTGAAGGTCGAAGCCGGCGAATTCGTCGTGCAGGTCGGCAAGCGCCGCTTCGCACGCGTCACGCTGACCGCATGA